A part of Desulfobacter sp. genomic DNA contains:
- the nifE gene encoding nitrogenase iron-molybdenum cofactor biosynthesis protein NifE, which yields MSSISVLKAREKQIFTKGEEAPFEMSCDTKSLAGAVSQRACVFCGSRVVLYPIADALHLIHGPIGCASYTWDIRGALSSGPQLHRMSFSTDLSETDIIYGGEQKLQQALLELIDQYTPKAAFIYCTCIVGIIGDDVDAVCRQVEEETGIPVIPVHSEGFKGTKKDGYRAACDALFNLIRRNPAPAPLPRSINILGEFNIGGETWIIKKYYEAMGINVVSVITGDGRVDEVMQAGNAALNVVQCSGSVTHLAQKMEEEYGIPFIRVSYFGIEDTSDALYRVAEFFKDSPRIMEKTRDLVKNEVNKVIPYLETVKKDLEGKKAALYVGGAFKAFSLIKALKTIGMEVILAGSQTGTREDYEILKEMCNQGTVILDDANPLELAKYVMEKDADLFIGGVKERPIAYKLGIGFCDHNHERKIPLVGFEGMENFAREVHETVTSPVWDLVPRRAAKKSSPPAGKEKAYDTP from the coding sequence ATGAGTTCCATATCGGTATTAAAAGCCCGTGAAAAACAGATTTTCACCAAGGGAGAGGAAGCACCCTTTGAGATGAGCTGCGACACCAAGAGCCTGGCCGGGGCCGTGAGTCAGCGGGCCTGTGTATTCTGCGGTTCCAGGGTGGTGCTCTATCCCATTGCCGACGCCCTGCATCTCATCCACGGCCCCATCGGCTGCGCCTCCTATACCTGGGATATCCGCGGCGCCCTGTCATCGGGGCCCCAGCTCCACCGCATGAGCTTTTCAACGGATCTGTCTGAAACCGATATTATTTACGGGGGCGAGCAAAAGCTGCAGCAGGCCCTGTTGGAACTCATTGACCAGTACACCCCCAAGGCCGCCTTTATCTACTGCACCTGCATCGTGGGCATCATCGGCGATGATGTGGATGCGGTGTGCAGGCAGGTGGAAGAAGAAACCGGAATTCCGGTGATCCCCGTCCATTCCGAAGGGTTCAAGGGGACCAAAAAAGACGGATACAGGGCTGCCTGCGACGCCCTGTTCAATTTGATCCGCAGGAACCCGGCCCCGGCCCCCCTCCCCCGGTCCATCAATATCCTGGGGGAATTCAACATCGGGGGCGAGACCTGGATCATCAAGAAATATTACGAGGCCATGGGCATCAATGTCGTCTCGGTGATCACCGGCGACGGCCGGGTGGATGAGGTCATGCAAGCGGGCAATGCCGCCCTCAACGTGGTTCAGTGTTCGGGCTCGGTCACCCACCTGGCCCAGAAAATGGAGGAAGAATACGGCATCCCCTTTATCCGGGTCTCCTATTTCGGCATCGAAGACACCTCGGACGCCCTTTACCGGGTGGCGGAATTCTTCAAGGACAGTCCAAGGATCATGGAAAAAACCCGGGACCTGGTAAAAAACGAGGTAAACAAAGTGATTCCCTACCTTGAAACCGTAAAAAAAGACCTTGAAGGGAAAAAGGCGGCACTATACGTGGGGGGGGCCTTCAAAGCCTTTTCCCTGATCAAGGCGCTTAAAACCATCGGCATGGAAGTCATCCTGGCCGGTTCCCAGACCGGCACCAGGGAAGACTATGAAATTCTCAAAGAGATGTGCAACCAAGGCACGGTGATCCTGGACGACGCCAATCCCCTGGAACTGGCCAAATACGTCATGGAAAAGGATGCCGATCTTTTCATCGGCGGGGTCAAGGAACGTCCCATTGCATATAAGCTGGGCATCGGATTCTGCGACCACAACCATGAACGCAAGATCCCCCTGGTGGGATTCGAAGGCATGGAAAACTTTGCAAGGGAAGTCCATGAAACCGTGACCAGCCCGGTCTGGGACCTGGTGCCCAGGCGGGCCGCAAAAAAAAGTAGCCCGCCGGCAGGAAAGGAGAAGGCATATGACACCCCATAG
- a CDS encoding YibE/F family protein, translating to MKQFKRIAETGFILALLALLVFAWWPGRPQAGRGGNVQELSGTVLSVDNSEILQAGAGAVGIQRAVVVIHSGPFKGLQVEAVNHLNGQLEMDEIYVPGDRILTAIHVKEGEIIDARAVNTFRQGWEFALFVLFALALVAYSGGIGIKALVSFLAALGVLWWFYIPSLLKGAAPLPLSLAVLVLLSMVIVFSVAGLTRHAVAAFLGTVCGLGITLVFTLFFGDKLNLGGMTQPFAATMLVQGGYGLNFRHIFYAAVMLGASGAAMDIAMDVSVSMKEIKVKRPDMTLGELIRSGFTVGRAVIGTMATTLLLAYSGGCLTMLMVFVSQGTSFTRILNMKLVAAEIFRVLIGSMGLLMVAPVTACIAGVLLCGINGVEFKKIFTKNKKIVKSAGQIDPPE from the coding sequence ATGAAACAATTCAAAAGAATCGCGGAGACCGGCTTCATCCTGGCACTCCTGGCACTATTGGTATTTGCCTGGTGGCCGGGCCGGCCCCAAGCCGGCAGGGGCGGTAATGTCCAGGAGCTTTCCGGGACGGTCCTCTCCGTTGATAATTCCGAAATCCTCCAGGCCGGTGCCGGTGCCGTGGGCATACAGCGGGCGGTGGTGGTCATCCATTCCGGTCCATTCAAAGGCCTTCAGGTTGAGGCCGTCAACCATCTGAACGGGCAGCTTGAAATGGATGAAATTTATGTGCCCGGGGACAGGATTCTAACCGCCATCCATGTAAAAGAAGGAGAGATCATTGATGCCCGGGCCGTAAATACCTTTCGACAGGGATGGGAGTTTGCCCTTTTTGTCCTTTTTGCCCTGGCCCTGGTGGCCTATTCCGGGGGCATAGGGATCAAGGCCCTGGTTTCTTTTCTGGCCGCCCTGGGGGTGCTCTGGTGGTTCTATATTCCAAGTCTTTTAAAGGGGGCGGCGCCCCTGCCTTTGAGCCTGGCCGTTCTGGTACTTTTGTCCATGGTGATTGTGTTCTCCGTGGCAGGCCTTACCCGTCATGCCGTGGCTGCGTTTTTGGGAACGGTGTGCGGCCTTGGCATCACCCTTGTGTTTACCCTCTTTTTCGGGGACAAGCTGAATCTGGGGGGGATGACCCAGCCCTTTGCCGCCACCATGCTGGTCCAGGGGGGGTATGGCTTGAACTTTAGGCATATCTTTTACGCGGCCGTAATGCTGGGGGCCTCGGGCGCTGCCATGGATATTGCCATGGATGTGAGTGTCTCCATGAAGGAGATCAAGGTCAAGCGGCCGGACATGACTCTGGGGGAACTCATCCGTTCGGGCTTTACCGTGGGGCGGGCCGTGATCGGCACCATGGCCACCACCCTGCTTTTAGCCTATTCCGGGGGCTGCCTGACCATGCTCATGGTCTTTGTCTCCCAGGGGACGAGTTTTACCCGGATTCTGAATATGAAACTGGTGGCCGCCGAGATCTTCAGGGTTTTGATCGGCAGTATGGGGCTGCTGATGGTTGCACCGGTTACAGCCTGTATTGCAGGGGTGCTGCTGTGCGGAATCAACGGCGTTGAATTTAAGAAAATTTTCACAAAGAATAAGAAAATTGTTAAATCCGCCGGGCAGATAGATCCGCCGGAATGA
- a CDS encoding alkaline phosphatase has translation MFNPNGKKMLKAALLSASFILVASAAMAAAAPKYVFYFIGDGMGPAQRQSAQYFHKIQTKNPDAKLVMNSLPVSALVTTHSDNTMITDSAAGGTALACGFKTTNGIVGKLPDGTNIKSVAEAARDAGYAVGLATTTRITHATPAAFSAHNMSRGNENEIAVDQLNSGFDYLAGGGFRHFVAKGNAQGLKSKRKDGRDLVAEFKAKGYKTFIGDKARDEFRAYQPKKGDRILAPLSYSALGMEIDRINSTEKTNPMPALSELTAKGIELLAAQEKPFFLMVEGGRIDYAAHCNDASGTIYDTLALDAAVAKAYEFYKAHPEETLIVVAADHETGGMAMGISLDSKGYFLNLDELLKVKASAEDVLMYVYPKMIKDYPEVEKRRAAYLSYVAENFGLTGLNERELAKLTAAMETEDRNQTLEADKQITYGYAYTPTMIAVAHLVSERARISWTSYVHTSSVIALSAIGPGADDFMGFRDNTDVPRIMAKAMGAALSSVETGASKALLGETFGPNEKYSKIPYGLTENVAGKN, from the coding sequence ATGTTCAATCCAAACGGCAAGAAAATGCTTAAAGCTGCGCTGCTGTCTGCCAGCTTTATTCTCGTCGCATCGGCTGCCATGGCCGCTGCTGCACCCAAGTATGTCTTTTATTTCATCGGTGACGGCATGGGGCCGGCCCAGCGTCAGTCCGCCCAGTATTTCCATAAAATCCAGACCAAGAATCCCGATGCCAAACTGGTGATGAACAGCCTGCCGGTGTCGGCCCTTGTCACCACCCATTCCGACAATACCATGATCACCGATTCCGCAGCCGGCGGCACCGCCCTGGCCTGCGGGTTTAAAACCACCAACGGGATAGTGGGCAAGCTGCCCGACGGCACCAACATCAAGTCCGTTGCCGAAGCGGCCCGGGATGCCGGCTATGCCGTGGGCCTGGCCACCACCACCCGGATCACCCATGCCACCCCGGCGGCCTTTTCCGCCCACAATATGAGCCGGGGCAATGAAAATGAAATTGCCGTGGATCAGCTTAACTCCGGGTTCGACTACCTGGCCGGCGGCGGTTTCCGCCACTTTGTGGCCAAGGGCAATGCCCAGGGTCTGAAATCCAAGCGGAAAGACGGCCGGGACCTGGTGGCGGAATTCAAGGCCAAGGGGTATAAAACCTTCATCGGCGACAAGGCCCGGGATGAATTCCGCGCCTACCAGCCCAAAAAAGGCGACAGGATCCTGGCGCCCCTCTCCTACAGCGCCCTGGGCATGGAGATCGACCGGATCAATTCCACGGAAAAGACCAACCCCATGCCGGCCCTCTCCGAGCTGACCGCCAAGGGTATTGAACTGCTTGCCGCCCAGGAGAAGCCCTTTTTCCTCATGGTTGAAGGCGGCCGTATCGACTATGCCGCCCACTGCAACGACGCCTCGGGCACCATCTACGACACCCTGGCCCTGGACGCCGCCGTTGCCAAAGCCTATGAATTTTATAAAGCCCACCCCGAAGAGACCCTCATCGTTGTGGCCGCCGACCACGAAACCGGCGGCATGGCCATGGGCATCAGCCTGGATTCCAAAGGTTATTTCCTGAACCTGGATGAACTGCTGAAGGTCAAGGCCTCCGCGGAAGATGTGCTCATGTATGTCTATCCCAAGATGATCAAGGACTACCCCGAAGTGGAAAAACGCCGGGCCGCCTACCTGTCCTATGTGGCTGAGAATTTTGGTCTCACCGGTCTCAATGAAAGAGAGCTGGCCAAGCTCACCGCTGCCATGGAAACCGAAGACCGGAACCAGACCCTTGAGGCGGACAAACAGATCACTTACGGGTATGCCTATACCCCCACCATGATCGCCGTGGCCCACCTGGTCTCCGAGCGGGCCCGGATTTCCTGGACCTCCTATGTCCACACCTCCTCCGTCATCGCTCTGTCCGCCATCGGCCCGGGTGCCGACGATTTCATGGGATTCCGGGACAATACGGACGTTCCCCGGATCATGGCAAAAGCCATGGGAGCGGCACTTTCCTCCGTTGAGACCGGGGCTTCCAAGGCGCTGCTGGGCGAGACCTTCGGCCCCAATGAAAAATACTCCAAAATTCCCTACGGGCTGACTGAAAACGTCGCCGGTAAAAACTAG
- a CDS encoding YhdH/YhfP family quinone oxidoreductase gives MTDTKFQAMVVREAGPKTFTRAIEERSIDDLPAGDVLIRVHYSSLNYKDALSATGNKGVTRCFPHTPGIDAAGIVAESSSPKFAPGDQVIVTSYDLGMNTSGGFGKYIRVPGDWVVHLPHGLTLAESMVFGTAGFTAAMSIDRIASGVDKSMGPVLVTGATGGVGSLACAVLSRLGYEVAAVSGKPDDGFLSSLGVTEIIPRQEFTENTKPPMLKTRWGGVVDTVGGDILATAIKSTMESGIVTCCGLVASPDLPITVFPFILRGVALFGIDSQHCPMPLRRDLWNNLAAGWKPELPSDFTKKISLTDLDPYIDQILKGKIKGRTLVDLTAV, from the coding sequence ATGACGGATACGAAATTTCAGGCCATGGTGGTTCGGGAAGCCGGACCCAAAACCTTTACCCGCGCCATTGAGGAGCGCTCCATTGACGATCTGCCTGCCGGCGATGTCCTGATCCGGGTCCATTATTCGTCCCTGAACTACAAGGATGCCCTTTCCGCAACGGGAAACAAAGGGGTGACCCGCTGCTTCCCGCATACCCCTGGCATTGATGCGGCAGGGATCGTCGCAGAAAGCAGCAGTCCGAAATTTGCGCCGGGCGACCAGGTCATTGTCACCTCCTATGATCTGGGCATGAACACATCAGGCGGGTTCGGCAAATACATCCGGGTACCGGGGGACTGGGTGGTGCATCTGCCCCACGGCCTCACCCTGGCTGAGAGCATGGTTTTCGGTACGGCCGGCTTCACAGCGGCCATGTCCATCGACCGTATCGCCTCAGGTGTGGACAAATCAATGGGGCCGGTCCTGGTCACCGGCGCCACCGGCGGCGTGGGGTCACTGGCCTGCGCCGTCCTGTCCCGCCTGGGATATGAAGTGGCAGCCGTATCCGGCAAACCCGACGACGGTTTTCTCAGTTCACTGGGCGTCACAGAGATCATCCCCAGACAGGAATTTACGGAAAACACAAAGCCGCCCATGCTCAAAACACGATGGGGGGGCGTAGTGGATACTGTGGGGGGGGATATCCTGGCAACGGCCATCAAATCCACCATGGAAAGCGGCATTGTCACCTGCTGCGGCCTGGTTGCCTCCCCGGACCTGCCCATTACGGTATTTCCATTTATACTCAGGGGAGTGGCATTGTTCGGCATTGATTCCCAGCATTGCCCCATGCCCCTGCGCCGGGACCTGTGGAACAACCTGGCCGCCGGCTGGAAGCCGGAACTGCCTTCCGACTTCACAAAAAAAATCAGCTTAACCGATCTTGACCCATACATCGACCAGATCCTAAAGGGAAAGATCAAGGGCCGGACCCTGGTGGATCTGACAGCCGTCTGA
- a CDS encoding corrinoid protein, with product MTDFNAMIDALVSCDAAKLTGLVNQALAADVPANDILNKGLIAGMDIVGEKMESGDMFIPEVLMAAQAMGGCVEILKPLLGDEDGASGGAVIIGTVKGDLHDIGKNLVAMMMESAGLEVHNLGVDIPPEDFVAEIQKKNAQIVCLSALLTTTMPAMKQTVDAIVESGLRDQVKIMVGGAPVTQAFADEIGADGFAADAGSASKLAKSFMN from the coding sequence ATGACAGATTTTAATGCAATGATAGACGCCCTGGTGTCCTGTGATGCCGCCAAACTCACCGGCCTGGTAAACCAGGCCCTGGCCGCCGACGTCCCTGCCAACGATATCCTTAACAAGGGCCTGATTGCCGGTATGGACATTGTCGGCGAGAAAATGGAATCCGGAGATATGTTCATTCCCGAGGTGCTCATGGCGGCCCAGGCCATGGGCGGCTGCGTGGAAATCCTCAAACCCCTTCTGGGCGACGAAGACGGCGCATCCGGGGGGGCCGTCATCATTGGTACCGTCAAAGGCGACCTCCACGATATCGGCAAGAATCTGGTGGCCATGATGATGGAAAGCGCCGGCCTTGAAGTCCACAATCTGGGGGTTGATATTCCGCCTGAAGATTTTGTTGCCGAGATCCAGAAGAAAAATGCCCAGATCGTCTGCCTTTCCGCCCTGCTGACCACCACCATGCCGGCCATGAAACAGACCGTGGATGCCATCGTTGAATCCGGCCTCCGGGATCAGGTCAAGATAATGGTGGGCGGTGCCCCGGTTACCCAGGCCTTTGCCGATGAAATCGGTGCAGACGGGTTTGCCGCCGATGCCGGCTCCGCCTCCAAGCTGGCCAAATCTTTCATGAATTAA
- a CDS encoding amino acid ABC transporter substrate-binding protein produces the protein MTINRMAGVLVIVLALGLFSPHQSDSREFVIGTDPWPPFTITKNGMFSGIDVDLCREIEKKLPGVSFRFKKIPWVRALHFMEIGKIDAITGLAKRKEREVYILYTAPPYYSKCSSEFYLKKGNGSWIKTYDDLYRYKIGYVVNSAYFSPFDNDEKLNKQGVTHELQLLRMLNSGRLEVIIGTNCQVDHHIKIGGFQGNFEKAAYKPNNTVDLYLGLSKKSDITNLASQLNRVIRELKKEGVIEKIAQKYFN, from the coding sequence ATGACGATCAACCGTATGGCAGGAGTACTGGTTATTGTGCTGGCATTGGGTCTATTTTCACCCCACCAGTCTGATTCCCGGGAATTTGTCATTGGAACGGATCCATGGCCCCCCTTCACCATCACCAAAAACGGAATGTTTTCAGGGATTGATGTCGATCTGTGTCGGGAAATTGAGAAAAAACTGCCCGGGGTCAGCTTCAGGTTCAAGAAAATTCCCTGGGTCAGGGCCCTCCATTTTATGGAAATCGGAAAAATTGACGCCATCACCGGTCTTGCCAAACGCAAGGAAAGGGAAGTCTATATCCTGTACACCGCTCCCCCGTACTATTCCAAATGCTCTTCGGAATTCTATCTGAAAAAGGGAAACGGCAGTTGGATCAAAACCTATGACGACCTTTACAGGTATAAGATCGGTTATGTCGTCAACTCGGCCTATTTCTCACCCTTTGACAACGATGAGAAACTGAACAAGCAAGGCGTAACCCATGAACTGCAACTCCTTAGAATGCTTAATTCAGGCCGCCTGGAAGTCATTATCGGCACCAACTGCCAGGTTGATCACCATATTAAAATAGGAGGATTCCAGGGGAATTTCGAAAAAGCGGCGTATAAACCGAATAATACGGTTGATCTGTATCTGGGCTTGTCCAAAAAATCCGACATTACAAATCTGGCCTCCCAATTAAACCGGGTAATCCGGGAACTCAAAAAAGAAGGTGTGATTGAAAAGATTGCACAAAAATATTTTAACTGA
- a CDS encoding (2Fe-2S) ferredoxin domain-containing protein produces the protein MKKPKKHIMVCASFRPNGEPKGKCHRKGSGGYLPYIENEILDRGMEDVLVSSTCCLKYCDEGPVMIVYPDNTWYGHVDSEEAIDDILDALEDGTVALDYLL, from the coding sequence ATGAAAAAGCCCAAAAAACACATCATGGTCTGCGCCAGTTTCCGCCCCAACGGAGAACCCAAAGGGAAATGCCACAGAAAAGGATCCGGGGGCTACCTGCCTTATATTGAGAATGAAATCCTGGACCGGGGCATGGAAGATGTTCTGGTATCCTCCACCTGCTGCCTCAAGTACTGCGACGAAGGCCCGGTGATGATCGTCTACCCGGACAACACCTGGTACGGCCATGTGGACAGCGAAGAGGCCATAGACGACATTTTGGATGCCCTGGAAGACGGCACCGTGGCATTGGACTATCTGTTGTGA
- a CDS encoding nitrogenase produces MTPHRPDKNSPDSNRHDKPYTATQNACKMCTPLGAALAFQGIERCVPLLHGSQGCSTYMRRYLISHFKEPVDIASSNFTEETAVFGGGANLKLAVENVARQYSPDMIGIATTCLSETIGDDVPMILSELRNNFKGPALVHVSTPSYTGTHMDGFHQAVAAVVDRFNPAHKKAPYKPKKKKCINLFPGMLSNSDIRHLKEIFAAFGIPVSILPDYSDRLEGPSWQEYQAIQEGGTPISAIKKMDMGTHSLELGSVLALSAEKGFSSAGALLAQRFQVPCTRLPIPMGVKASDRFFEALSEITGKPVPKRYQKQKWRLVDAYVDGNKYVSRKRAVIYGEEDFVVSMAGFLAEIGIIPVLCASGGRSGYFKQALAEHLPETVLPHVIIQDDMDFARMEKTARALSPDLVVGNSKGYAMARRLSVPLVRVGFPIHDRIGGARILHIGYKGAQQLYDTIVNTLLRTRQTASEVGYSYM; encoded by the coding sequence ATGACACCCCATAGACCCGATAAAAACAGCCCTGACAGCAACAGACACGACAAACCCTATACCGCCACCCAGAATGCCTGCAAAATGTGTACGCCACTGGGGGCGGCCCTGGCCTTCCAGGGCATTGAACGCTGCGTCCCCCTGCTCCACGGCTCCCAGGGGTGCTCCACCTACATGCGGCGGTATCTCATTTCCCACTTCAAAGAGCCCGTGGATATTGCGTCTTCAAACTTTACCGAAGAGACGGCCGTATTCGGGGGCGGGGCCAACCTCAAGCTGGCCGTGGAAAATGTGGCACGGCAGTACAGCCCTGATATGATCGGCATTGCCACCACCTGCCTTTCGGAAACCATCGGAGACGATGTGCCCATGATCCTGTCGGAACTGCGGAACAATTTCAAAGGACCGGCCCTGGTCCATGTTTCCACCCCTTCCTACACAGGGACCCACATGGACGGATTCCACCAGGCAGTGGCAGCGGTTGTGGACCGGTTCAACCCGGCCCATAAAAAGGCCCCGTACAAGCCCAAGAAAAAAAAGTGCATCAATCTTTTTCCGGGCATGCTCTCCAATTCGGACATCCGCCACCTCAAGGAAATTTTTGCGGCCTTCGGTATACCGGTATCCATTCTGCCGGATTATTCCGATCGGCTGGAGGGCCCGTCATGGCAGGAGTACCAGGCCATCCAGGAAGGGGGCACCCCTATTTCCGCCATCAAAAAAATGGACATGGGCACCCACAGCCTGGAGTTGGGGTCGGTCCTGGCCCTGTCAGCCGAAAAAGGATTTTCCAGCGCCGGCGCCCTGCTGGCCCAACGGTTCCAGGTGCCCTGCACCCGTCTGCCCATCCCCATGGGGGTGAAAGCCAGCGACCGGTTCTTTGAGGCCCTGTCCGAAATCACGGGCAAACCGGTTCCCAAGCGGTACCAAAAACAAAAATGGCGGCTGGTGGACGCCTATGTGGACGGCAACAAATATGTCTCCCGGAAGCGGGCCGTCATCTACGGCGAAGAGGATTTCGTGGTCAGCATGGCCGGATTTCTCGCAGAAATCGGCATCATCCCGGTGCTCTGCGCATCGGGGGGCAGAAGCGGATACTTCAAACAGGCCCTGGCGGAGCACCTGCCTGAAACCGTCCTGCCCCATGTGATCATCCAGGATGACATGGATTTCGCCCGCATGGAAAAAACGGCCAGGGCGCTGTCACCCGACCTGGTTGTGGGCAATTCCAAGGGTTATGCCATGGCCAGACGGCTGTCCGTGCCCCTGGTGCGGGTGGGGTTTCCCATCCATGACCGGATCGGCGGTGCGCGAATCCTGCACATCGGTTACAAAGGCGCCCAGCAGCTCTACGACACCATTGTCAACACCCTGCTAAGGACCCGGCAGACAGCGTCCGAGGTCGGCTACTCATACATGTAA
- the nifB gene encoding nitrogenase cofactor biosynthesis protein NifB, with translation MNIENHPCFNKKACKDFGRVHLPVAPACNIQCNFCNRKFDCVNESRPGVSSSILSPDQAMAYLAEVMEAKPETSVVGIAGPGDPFANPVQTMETLRRVRAEYPEMLLCVASNGLNIAPYIDELATLKVTHVSITVNAVDPSIGEKVYAWVRHNKRTLGPGRGAGLLLERQLEAIAALKEKNILVKVNTIVLPGVNDHHIEAIAEKMAELKADIFNCMPYFPNEGANFSHIKEPAPKLIKKLRKAAQQHIPQMTHCKRCRADAVGRLDDPMSTRLMERLQYHANAPIPFPGSTANAPGKAAIREKLTPARPYVAVATREGVLVNQHLGEARTLNIYDISKGTPAMIEKRPLPSPGGKDFRWYGLANTIRDCHSLLVSGIGANPRKILTKEGLTVFEINGMIDLVLTALKNGEGLNHLLVRENTGGQCRGTGTGCM, from the coding sequence ATGAATATAGAAAACCACCCCTGCTTTAATAAAAAAGCCTGTAAAGATTTCGGCCGGGTCCATCTGCCCGTTGCCCCGGCCTGCAATATCCAGTGCAACTTCTGCAACAGGAAATTCGACTGTGTCAACGAAAGCCGCCCCGGCGTCTCTTCATCCATCCTTTCTCCGGACCAGGCCATGGCCTATCTGGCGGAAGTCATGGAAGCCAAGCCCGAGACATCGGTGGTGGGCATTGCCGGCCCGGGAGATCCCTTTGCCAACCCGGTCCAGACCATGGAAACCCTGCGCCGGGTCAGGGCCGAATATCCAGAGATGCTGCTCTGTGTGGCGTCCAATGGTTTAAACATCGCCCCCTATATCGACGAACTGGCCACCCTCAAGGTCACCCATGTCAGCATCACGGTCAATGCCGTGGATCCCAGCATCGGGGAAAAGGTATATGCCTGGGTCCGGCACAATAAACGGACCCTGGGCCCCGGACGGGGGGCAGGACTGCTGCTGGAACGCCAGCTGGAAGCCATTGCCGCCCTCAAGGAAAAGAACATCCTGGTTAAGGTAAACACCATTGTCCTGCCCGGGGTCAACGATCACCATATCGAAGCCATTGCAGAGAAAATGGCTGAACTCAAGGCGGATATATTCAACTGCATGCCCTACTTTCCCAATGAAGGGGCCAATTTTTCCCACATCAAAGAGCCGGCCCCGAAACTCATCAAAAAACTGAGGAAGGCAGCCCAGCAGCATATCCCCCAGATGACCCATTGCAAACGGTGCCGGGCAGATGCGGTGGGGCGCCTGGACGATCCCATGAGCACCCGGCTCATGGAACGGCTTCAATACCATGCCAACGCCCCCATCCCCTTTCCCGGGTCCACGGCCAATGCCCCCGGAAAAGCAGCGATCAGGGAAAAACTCACACCTGCCAGGCCCTACGTGGCCGTGGCCACCCGGGAAGGGGTATTGGTCAACCAGCACCTGGGGGAGGCCCGTACCCTGAACATTTATGACATCAGTAAAGGCACCCCGGCCATGATAGAGAAACGGCCCCTGCCCAGCCCCGGGGGAAAAGACTTCAGATGGTACGGCCTGGCCAACACCATCCGGGACTGCCACAGTCTGCTTGTCAGCGGCATCGGGGCCAATCCCAGGAAAATTCTAACCAAGGAAGGCCTGACCGTTTTTGAAATCAACGGGATGATCGACCTGGTGCTCACCGCCCTGAAAAACGGAGAGGGGCTTAACCACCTTCTTGTCAGAGAAAATACCGGCGGCCAATGCCGCGGGACAGGTACAGGATGCATGTAA
- a CDS encoding dihydropteroate synthase: MFEVIGERINTSRKLVQAAVTDRDADYIIEDVKKQQDAGANYIDVNAGARIGHEEEDMKWLLEIIQPIATVPLTLDSPDPAILEMAFNMVEKTPMINSISLEKERFDAMMPFLSGKECKVIALCMDDAGMPNSSDDILGRARTLVKELNGIGIPTGNIYVDPLVQPISTDSNKGVMVLDAVRSIKAEFPEVHITGGLSNISYGLPQRHIINRTFVTLMMDAGMDSAIIDPLDKKIMAAIRTADMLLGQDQFCMEYLKGVRSGAIES, from the coding sequence ATGTTTGAAGTCATCGGAGAGAGGATCAATACCTCCAGAAAATTAGTGCAGGCGGCCGTGACCGACCGGGATGCAGACTATATCATTGAGGATGTGAAAAAACAGCAGGATGCCGGGGCCAACTACATCGACGTCAATGCCGGTGCCCGCATCGGCCATGAGGAAGAAGACATGAAATGGCTGCTGGAGATCATTCAGCCCATCGCCACCGTGCCCCTGACCCTGGACAGCCCGGATCCCGCCATCCTGGAAATGGCGTTCAATATGGTGGAAAAGACCCCCATGATCAACTCCATTTCCCTGGAAAAAGAGCGGTTTGACGCCATGATGCCCTTCCTGAGCGGAAAGGAGTGCAAGGTGATTGCCCTGTGCATGGACGATGCCGGCATGCCCAACTCCAGCGATGACATCCTGGGCCGGGCCAGGACCCTGGTAAAGGAGTTGAACGGCATTGGCATCCCCACTGGCAACATCTATGTGGACCCCCTTGTACAGCCCATTTCCACCGACTCCAACAAAGGGGTGATGGTTCTGGATGCCGTACGGTCCATCAAGGCTGAATTTCCCGAGGTTCACATCACCGGCGGCCTGTCCAATATTTCCTACGGCCTGCCCCAGCGCCACATCATCAACCGGACCTTTGTCACCCTGATGATGGATGCGGGTATGGATTCCGCCATTATCGATCCTCTGGACAAAAAGATCATGGCCGCCATCCGTACCGCCGACATGCTGCTGGGCCAGGATCAGTTCTGCATGGAATACCTCAAGGGTGTCCGCTCGGGCGCCATTGAAAGCTGA